A genome region from Pseudanabaena sp. Chao 1811 includes the following:
- a CDS encoding sensor histidine kinase — protein MRRRLALWYAIVTAILLIVFATGFYLYVQSTLIDRIDDTIDHVAEVIERSLIRSNLIDLESDFSHNFSANAQEIDADHIDIDWFSPSGEILWTTNGNSDSLQQRERGILQPVYRTVHLSEAEPLRQMTEPIVINGKLLGYLRISHPWFEVTKPVKQLFLDLAVGTTLMVGVVLLCGWWLAGIAMEPVRESYQRLKQFTADASHELRNPIAVIQTNVQVALSDPNPDLEFQKSQLETIERITRRLGRLIEDLLFLARHDGGITNQKRETCNLSQILYEVGEEQQAIAQQKQITLQLPSEDTNLLISGDRDRLGRLFTNLVSNAIAYTPKGGKVKIITQPLHSTNQVQVQVRDTGIGIPEAELSQIFERFYRYQPQKSSKSSSKSGNSATSESGLGLAIAKAIAESHQGQIKVESKVGQGTTFTVNLPI, from the coding sequence ATGCGCCGCCGCTTAGCTCTGTGGTATGCGATCGTCACAGCGATTTTGCTGATTGTCTTTGCGACGGGATTCTATCTCTATGTGCAATCTACCTTGATCGATCGCATTGATGACACGATCGATCATGTTGCCGAAGTCATCGAGCGATCGCTAATTCGTTCTAATCTAATTGATTTAGAATCAGATTTCAGTCATAATTTTTCGGCAAATGCTCAAGAAATTGATGCCGATCATATTGATATTGATTGGTTTAGTCCCAGTGGAGAGATTCTCTGGACGACTAATGGCAATTCTGATTCTTTGCAACAAAGAGAACGCGGAATTTTGCAGCCAGTTTATCGCACGGTGCATTTGTCGGAAGCGGAACCTTTGCGCCAGATGACCGAACCGATTGTGATTAATGGCAAATTGCTGGGATATTTGCGGATTAGTCATCCTTGGTTTGAAGTCACTAAGCCCGTGAAGCAGCTATTTCTCGATCTCGCGGTAGGGACAACGCTCATGGTAGGTGTAGTTTTGCTATGCGGTTGGTGGTTAGCAGGAATTGCAATGGAACCTGTGCGTGAATCTTACCAACGCTTAAAACAATTTACTGCCGATGCTTCCCATGAATTGCGGAACCCGATCGCTGTGATTCAAACCAATGTCCAAGTAGCGCTCTCCGATCCTAATCCTGATCTAGAGTTTCAGAAATCTCAACTAGAAACCATTGAAAGGATTACGCGCCGTTTAGGAAGATTGATTGAAGATTTACTCTTTTTGGCGCGTCATGATGGCGGGATTACAAATCAGAAGCGTGAGACTTGTAATTTGTCGCAAATCCTCTATGAGGTAGGCGAAGAACAGCAGGCGATCGCCCAGCAAAAACAAATTACGCTCCAATTACCTAGCGAAGATACAAATCTCTTGATATCTGGCGATCGCGATCGCTTAGGACGCTTGTTTACAAATCTAGTTAGCAATGCGATCGCCTATACGCCCAAGGGTGGCAAAGTGAAAATTATTACCCAACCACTCCATTCTACAAATCAAGTACAGGTTCAGGTCAGGGATACTGGGATAGGTATTCCTGAAGCAGAGCTATCCCAAATTTTTGAAAGATTCTATCGCTATCAACCACAAAAGAGTAGCAAGTCTAGTTCTAAATCGGGAAATTCGGCTACGAGTGAATCAGGGCTAGGTTTAGCTATTGCTAAAGCGATCGCCGAAAGTCATCAGGGACAAATCAAAGTCGAAAGCAAAGTCGGACAAGGAACTACTTTCACGGTAAATTTGCCAATTTAA
- a CDS encoding DUF3181 family protein, translating to MSTTERIEQLAAAIAEDVYIDIAKWHLYLNDAHLHRPLAEKFYPMIVAGIKASDVSQVLEETKIAIGGGKREIPLSDLIPSSCQNRLLTILEEFDY from the coding sequence ATGAGTACTACAGAACGCATTGAACAGTTAGCTGCGGCGATCGCAGAAGATGTCTACATCGACATCGCGAAGTGGCATTTATATTTGAATGATGCCCATTTGCATCGCCCCCTTGCCGAGAAGTTTTATCCAATGATCGTGGCGGGGATTAAGGCTTCGGATGTGAGCCAAGTCCTAGAAGAAACTAAGATTGCTATAGGTGGCGGTAAACGCGAGATTCCTCTGAGTGATTTAATTCCCAGTTCTTGCCAAAACCGATTGTTAACTATTTTAGAAGAGTTTGACTACTAA
- a CDS encoding ABC transporter ATP-binding protein yields the protein MLTNDLITPIPEISESRREIVRLNEVCKYYGQDDTLVKALDNVSFVIKQGEYCAIMGASGSGKSTCMNIIGCLDSTTSGHYFLDEEDVSGMEEKDLAKVRNLKIGFVFQQYHLLPQLSALENVMLPMAYANVRPKEQKERATAALERVAMGHRLNNRPNQMSGGQQQRVAIARAIVNNPVMLLADEPTGALDSHTTAEVIELFGELNDSGITVVMVTHEADVARNTQRIIWFRDGQIMNDHLSPSDLNHVI from the coding sequence ATGCTAACTAACGACCTCATAACTCCTATTCCTGAAATATCTGAATCAAGACGCGAGATTGTGCGACTTAATGAAGTTTGTAAATACTATGGTCAAGATGACACCTTAGTAAAAGCCTTAGATAATGTCAGCTTTGTGATTAAGCAAGGGGAATATTGCGCAATCATGGGGGCTTCAGGTTCGGGCAAATCCACCTGCATGAATATCATCGGCTGCCTCGATAGTACTACCTCTGGTCACTACTTCCTAGATGAAGAAGATGTCTCAGGTATGGAAGAGAAGGATCTGGCTAAGGTTCGTAATCTCAAAATTGGCTTTGTGTTCCAGCAATATCACCTACTACCACAACTCTCAGCTTTAGAGAATGTGATGTTACCAATGGCTTATGCCAATGTTCGTCCCAAGGAACAAAAGGAAAGAGCGACGGCGGCGCTAGAACGGGTAGCCATGGGACATCGCCTCAATAATCGCCCTAATCAGATGTCTGGTGGTCAACAGCAGAGAGTCGCGATCGCCAGAGCGATCGTCAATAATCCCGTAATGTTACTTGCCGATGAGCCGACTGGAGCGCTCGATTCCCATACTACTGCTGAAGTCATCGAACTATTTGGTGAACTGAATGACAGTGGCATTACTGTGGTGATGGTGACCCATGAAGCAGATGTTGCAAGAAATACTCAACGGATTATCTGGTTCCGCGATGGTCAAATCATGAATGATCACCTATCTCCTTCCGATCTCAATCATGTGATTTGA
- a CDS encoding NACHT domain-containing protein, giving the protein MIDWLVVWGVTQAAGVVVYPILETLAQDAAKDYGKDFFKDCLKKVIHLPEKDVQKEAYGKALRVFLELIQDELLEAGYQETLLKKYYIPALKKFIDREEVASTLGMAFNVECKAIDTALLVRVWTELNSPLLPEDMNWDFLSKSYIRAVKKIVQNSDKLRPIFEVQTLDKIADAVQEVAGIAPAFDLGKYAEGLREQYGNLKLESLDTTGVYYNELKLWKIFIPQNLRECQEFIPQVYELPKDRSRLLQESGQLDVLELPEAELENHRKRYVEQPVRGVFEVLGDPNELAKDGVAKYAVILGDPGSGKSTLLQYLALIWAERPVRDLPLYPLPLLLELRTYARDKQAGKCKDIVSFIHGGNITCRLNQQDLHEKLKNGDVIALFDGIDEVFDPALRDEVVTDIHRFTNEYPAVRSVATSRIFGYSQHKLRGAGFQHFMLQDLDDEQMQEFVVRWHDLNFTEGADKDRKRERLQKAIRESRSIKELAGNPLLLTMMAILNRNQELPRDRPELYSQASKVLLHQWDLENKLLEDPKLKDWKITIELEDKQAMLRKVAYYMQSSKRGLSGNLIAAIDLENILTEHLRTVLEKGEPRMVARLIIKQLRTRNFILCDLGGNSYGFVHRTFLEYFCAWEFVWQFKESQTLTIEQLIHDVFGNHWQDESWHEVLRLISGMIEPIFVAEIIDFLLEHKVDKSAFLDEFGRLKKEGVSNLLLAVDCFVEVRNRSLIAHISSKLLKILQCEVDQEYPYTFNSETAVKLISTISTTWQDRAEILDWLKKCLKFNSHSFIPDSAIQEIAKGWKDDSDTLPLLQDRALNDQNEYVRMAAVQEIAKGWKDDSGSLPLLQDRALNDQNEYIRSAAVQEIAKGWEDNSDTLPLLIDCALNDQHEYVRSAAVKEIAKGWKDDLQTFNFLCDRAIQDPFKRKVDWQINPRQTALEAILKHYSDKPQILELLKTVSNNDPDEQLKEFAKEELAKLSENPVGA; this is encoded by the coding sequence ATGATTGATTGGTTGGTAGTTTGGGGTGTGACACAGGCGGCGGGTGTCGTTGTTTATCCAATTTTGGAGACTTTGGCTCAGGATGCGGCAAAGGATTATGGCAAGGACTTTTTTAAGGATTGCTTGAAAAAGGTGATTCACTTGCCTGAAAAGGATGTGCAGAAAGAAGCCTATGGCAAAGCGCTGAGGGTATTCTTAGAACTGATTCAGGATGAACTGCTAGAAGCTGGCTATCAGGAGACATTGCTCAAAAAGTATTACATTCCTGCTCTGAAAAAGTTTATTGATCGCGAAGAAGTCGCATCAACTTTGGGGATGGCGTTTAATGTGGAATGTAAGGCGATCGATACAGCTTTGTTGGTGAGAGTTTGGACAGAGTTAAATTCGCCACTTTTGCCAGAGGATATGAATTGGGACTTTTTGAGTAAGTCCTACATCCGAGCCGTGAAGAAGATTGTCCAGAATTCGGATAAGTTGCGTCCGATTTTTGAGGTGCAGACTTTAGATAAAATCGCCGATGCTGTGCAGGAAGTGGCGGGAATTGCGCCAGCATTTGATTTAGGAAAGTATGCGGAAGGGTTGCGGGAGCAGTATGGCAACTTGAAGCTGGAATCTCTGGATACGACTGGGGTTTATTACAACGAATTGAAATTGTGGAAGATCTTTATTCCTCAGAATTTGCGGGAATGTCAGGAGTTTATTCCGCAGGTGTATGAGTTACCGAAGGATCGATCGCGGCTGTTGCAGGAAAGTGGACAGTTGGATGTGTTGGAACTTCCCGAGGCGGAGTTAGAGAATCATCGCAAGCGCTATGTGGAGCAGCCAGTTCGGGGAGTGTTTGAGGTTTTGGGTGATCCGAATGAGTTGGCGAAGGATGGGGTTGCTAAATATGCGGTGATCTTGGGCGACCCCGGCTCAGGAAAATCGACGCTGTTGCAATATCTGGCGCTGATTTGGGCGGAGCGACCTGTGCGAGATTTGCCTTTGTACCCGTTGCCGCTTTTGTTGGAGTTGCGTACCTATGCCCGTGATAAGCAAGCGGGAAAATGCAAGGATATTGTTTCGTTTATTCATGGCGGGAATATTACCTGTCGCCTGAATCAGCAGGATTTGCATGAGAAGCTGAAGAATGGGGATGTCATTGCCCTTTTTGATGGGATTGATGAGGTGTTCGATCCTGCGTTGCGCGATGAGGTGGTGACGGATATCCATCGCTTTACGAATGAGTATCCTGCGGTGAGATCAGTGGCTACGTCGCGAATATTTGGGTATAGTCAGCACAAACTGAGAGGTGCAGGGTTTCAACATTTTATGTTGCAGGATCTAGATGATGAGCAAATGCAGGAATTTGTGGTGCGTTGGCATGATCTGAATTTTACGGAAGGTGCGGATAAGGATCGTAAACGGGAGCGTTTGCAGAAGGCGATTAGGGAGTCGCGATCGATTAAGGAGTTGGCGGGAAATCCTTTGTTATTAACGATGATGGCGATTCTCAATCGTAATCAGGAGTTACCGAGGGATCGTCCTGAACTGTATAGCCAAGCCTCTAAGGTGTTGTTGCATCAGTGGGATTTAGAAAATAAATTGTTGGAAGATCCCAAGCTGAAAGACTGGAAGATTACGATTGAACTTGAAGATAAGCAAGCAATGTTGCGGAAAGTTGCTTACTATATGCAATCAAGTAAGAGGGGCTTATCTGGCAATTTAATTGCTGCTATTGATTTAGAAAATATTTTGACTGAGCATTTAAGAACTGTTCTTGAAAAAGGAGAGCCTAGAATGGTTGCAAGATTAATAATCAAGCAGCTTCGCACGCGCAATTTCATCCTCTGCGATCTGGGTGGAAATTCCTATGGTTTTGTGCATCGAACTTTTTTGGAATATTTTTGTGCGTGGGAGTTTGTTTGGCAGTTTAAGGAGTCGCAAACGCTGACGATTGAGCAGTTAATCCATGATGTGTTTGGGAACCATTGGCAGGATGAGTCATGGCATGAGGTTTTGCGATTAATTTCGGGGATGATCGAGCCAATATTTGTTGCAGAGATTATTGATTTTCTTTTGGAACACAAAGTTGATAAGAGTGCATTTTTAGATGAGTTTGGCAGACTAAAAAAAGAAGGAGTATCCAATCTCTTACTAGCAGTAGATTGTTTCGTTGAGGTGAGAAACAGAAGCTTGATTGCTCATATATCAAGTAAATTGCTAAAAATTTTGCAGTGTGAGGTGGATCAGGAATATCCTTACACGTTTAATTCTGAAACGGCGGTTAAACTTATAAGCACCATTTCGACAACTTGGCAAGATCGCGCTGAGATATTGGATTGGTTAAAAAAATGTCTTAAATTTAACTCACATTCCTTCATCCCTGACTCAGCAATACAAGAGATTGCCAAAGGCTGGAAAGATGACTCTGATACCCTTCCTTTGCTCCAAGACCGCGCCCTTAATGATCAGAATGAATATGTGAGAATGGCGGCAGTGCAAGAGATTGCCAAAGGCTGGAAAGATGACTCTGGCAGTCTTCCTTTGCTCCAAGACCGCGCCCTTAATGATCAGAATGAATATATACGAAGTGCGGCGGTACAAGAGATTGCCAAAGGCTGGGAAGATAACTCTGATACCCTTCCTTTGCTAATAGACTGCGCTCTTAACGATCAGCATGAATATGTGCGAAGTGCGGCGGTAAAGGAGATAGCCAAAGGCTGGAAAGATGACCTACAAACATTTAATTTTTTATGTGATCGCGCTATCCAAGATCCATTTAAACGTAAAGTAGATTGGCAAATTAATCCCCGTCAAACTGCACTAGAAGCGATTCTCAAACATTACAGCGATAAACCTCAAATATTGGAATTGTTGAAGACAGTCTCTAACAACGATCCTGATGAACAGTTAAAGGAATTTGCCAAGGAGGAATTAGCAAAATTGAGTGAGAATCCCGTAGGGGCATAG
- a CDS encoding ABC transporter permease has translation MDTWESLRMAGKTLAANRLRSTLTMLGIIIGNASVILMVGVGQGAQKYASQQFQALGTDVIFVITGTDNARRNVIAPPNRLVLADAEAIATQVPTVRSVAPQINGSELAIAGNNTKRATLIGTTDNYVKVRTAEVGSGRFFNAEDIKRNSRVVTLGSAIARDLFPQGNALGQTVRIRGTSYEVIGIMSEKGAFLGTNQDDTIFLPITTMTSRLTGKTSPYGVAVAVINVSATSNDNVSAAQFQIANLLRLRHRTSDVNADDTFTIRTQQDALEIVGNITGALTIMLAAIAGISLLVGGIGIMNIMLVSVTERTSEIGLRKAIGASPSDILTQFTIEAVILSLLGGVIGTGIGIGGILLIAAVSPLQAGVSIGAICLAVGVSGGIGLFFGIFPARQAARLDPIVALRSI, from the coding sequence ATGGATACTTGGGAAAGCTTACGCATGGCAGGGAAAACCCTTGCGGCTAATCGGTTGCGTAGCACATTAACGATGCTAGGTATCATCATTGGCAATGCCTCAGTAATTTTGATGGTGGGTGTTGGTCAAGGTGCTCAGAAATATGCTTCGCAGCAGTTTCAGGCATTAGGTACGGATGTAATCTTTGTAATTACGGGGACTGATAATGCCCGTCGTAATGTGATCGCACCGCCCAATCGTCTTGTCCTTGCCGATGCTGAAGCGATCGCTACTCAAGTACCAACTGTCCGCAGTGTCGCCCCCCAGATCAATGGCTCAGAACTAGCGATCGCAGGTAATAACACCAAACGCGCTACCCTGATTGGCACAACCGATAATTATGTAAAAGTAAGAACTGCGGAGGTTGGGTCAGGACGCTTTTTTAATGCAGAAGATATTAAGCGCAATTCAAGGGTTGTGACTTTAGGATCAGCGATCGCCAGAGATTTATTCCCACAGGGTAACGCCCTCGGACAGACAGTCAGAATACGTGGTACTAGCTATGAAGTAATCGGTATCATGTCCGAGAAAGGTGCATTTTTGGGGACTAACCAAGATGACACAATCTTTCTGCCGATTACGACAATGACGAGTCGCCTCACAGGTAAAACCTCTCCCTATGGCGTTGCCGTTGCTGTAATTAACGTATCTGCGACCAGTAACGATAATGTCAGCGCTGCCCAGTTCCAAATAGCGAACCTCTTGCGATTGCGTCACCGTACTTCCGATGTCAATGCCGATGACACGTTCACCATTCGTACCCAACAGGATGCTCTAGAAATTGTGGGTAACATCACGGGCGCACTAACGATCATGCTTGCCGCGATCGCAGGAATTTCGCTCCTAGTCGGCGGTATCGGCATTATGAATATCATGCTTGTCTCAGTTACCGAACGCACCAGCGAAATCGGACTGCGTAAAGCGATCGGCGCATCTCCTAGTGATATTCTTACTCAATTCACCATCGAAGCTGTGATTTTGTCATTACTCGGAGGTGTGATCGGCACAGGGATCGGGATTGGGGGCATCCTTTTAATCGCCGCAGTTTCCCCACTCCAAGCAGGTGTATCCATCGGTGCAATTTGCCTAGCCGTTGGTGTATCTGGGGGCATCGGTCTATTTTTCGGTATTTTTCCCGCCCGTCAAGCTGCCAGACTCGATCCAATTGTGGCTCTGAGAAGTATTTAA
- a CDS encoding glutathione S-transferase family protein, with the protein MNIAPLSWTELETLTDFQIDYVNGLTNAQSKLRLFGHPETDVRVTLYRDNHAWCPYCQKIWLWLEEKQIPYRIEKVTMFCYGEKESWYKRKVPSGMLPAIELDGRLITESDDILIALEQVFGSLSRSMSDPQVLPIRRLERILFRAWCEWLCRPIVSAKQEQRHREQFIEVMQKVEEVLGSTPSPYFLDEFGTADVIFTPYVERMNASLYYYKGYSMREENPRMAEWFNAMESRSTYRGTQSDFHTHAHDLPPQMGGCWENGEPQMLINKSKVDNGSWFGLPDVMYPEPENSRTEALYRVIKHRQNIIRVNPADDRLFDEALRCALTNMIKYEAGCVPPDGADAALRYLRDRISVPRDMSIYAAKRLREALEKTAALVGDRQGVPIPFKHRRDQDPINFKN; encoded by the coding sequence ATGAATATTGCTCCCCTAAGTTGGACAGAACTAGAAACCCTTACCGATTTCCAAATAGATTATGTCAATGGACTGACTAACGCACAATCAAAATTGCGCCTATTTGGACATCCCGAAACAGATGTGCGCGTCACCCTATATCGCGACAACCATGCTTGGTGTCCCTACTGTCAAAAAATCTGGCTATGGCTCGAAGAGAAGCAAATTCCCTATCGCATCGAAAAAGTAACCATGTTTTGCTATGGCGAGAAAGAAAGCTGGTACAAACGGAAAGTACCATCGGGAATGCTACCTGCGATCGAATTGGATGGGCGCTTAATTACCGAAAGCGATGATATTTTGATTGCCCTAGAGCAGGTATTTGGCTCGCTGAGTCGCAGCATGAGCGATCCTCAAGTACTACCAATCCGAAGACTAGAACGCATCCTATTTAGAGCTTGGTGCGAATGGCTCTGTCGCCCGATCGTATCCGCCAAACAAGAACAGCGTCATCGAGAACAATTTATCGAAGTCATGCAAAAAGTAGAAGAGGTTTTAGGAAGTACGCCTAGTCCATACTTTTTAGATGAGTTCGGCACTGCGGATGTCATCTTTACTCCCTATGTCGAGCGGATGAATGCCAGCCTCTATTATTACAAGGGCTATTCTATGCGCGAAGAAAATCCTCGCATGGCGGAATGGTTTAATGCGATGGAAAGTCGCTCCACCTATCGCGGCACGCAGAGTGATTTCCATACCCATGCCCATGATTTGCCACCACAGATGGGAGGCTGTTGGGAAAATGGCGAACCACAGATGCTCATTAATAAATCAAAGGTAGATAATGGCTCTTGGTTTGGTTTACCCGATGTCATGTATCCTGAGCCAGAAAACTCGCGTACCGAAGCTCTCTACCGAGTCATCAAACATCGCCAAAATATCATTCGTGTTAATCCTGCGGACGATCGTTTATTTGATGAAGCCCTACGCTGTGCTTTAACCAACATGATCAAGTATGAAGCAGGTTGTGTCCCCCCAGATGGTGCTGATGCGGCACTACGGTATTTACGCGATCGTATTAGTGTACCCCGTGACATGTCGATTTATGCAGCCAAACGCTTGCGTGAAGCTTTAGAAAAAACGGCGGCACTTGTAGGCGATCGGCAAGGTGTCCCCATTCCCTTCAAACATCGTCGCGATCAAGATCCTATCAATTTTAAAAACTAA
- a CDS encoding 2TM domain-containing protein: MPKLSKPPDPNDPEYQNLERRVNFYLHLAIYSACSTCMWFIQSITEKVWIWSVWVAVIWGISILGHGIWVLTKERQTQKA, encoded by the coding sequence ATGCCTAAGCTATCCAAGCCGCCAGATCCTAACGATCCTGAATACCAAAATCTTGAACGTAGAGTTAACTTTTATCTGCACCTTGCCATCTATTCCGCTTGCAGTACCTGCATGTGGTTTATCCAATCTATCACCGAAAAAGTATGGATCTGGTCAGTATGGGTCGCAGTAATTTGGGGAATATCGATCCTCGGACATGGCATCTGGGTATTGACTAAGGAAAGGCAAACACAAAAAGCCTAG
- a CDS encoding DUF29 domain-containing protein, translating into METNLYETDFYSWTVEQSQFLQSGKFEHLDLINLAEEIASLGRQERRELENRLGVLIGHLLKWQYQPEKRSRSWQVTINAQRREIQKLLANNPSLKSHLDVAIAEGFIQGLDLAFTETPLKKKDLPSELPYSQDQIFDSSFPEDIDFEF; encoded by the coding sequence ATGGAAACTAACTTGTATGAAACTGATTTTTACAGTTGGACAGTGGAACAATCTCAGTTTCTGCAATCGGGAAAGTTTGAGCATCTAGACTTGATCAATTTAGCAGAGGAGATTGCTTCTTTGGGTAGACAAGAAAGACGAGAGCTAGAGAATCGTCTAGGCGTTTTGATTGGGCATTTATTAAAATGGCAATACCAACCCGAAAAGCGGAGTAGAAGTTGGCAAGTAACCATTAACGCGCAAAGGCGAGAAATTCAGAAACTTTTAGCTAACAACCCTAGTTTAAAATCTCATCTAGATGTAGCGATCGCTGAAGGTTTTATCCAAGGATTAGATTTAGCATTTACAGAAACTCCTTTAAAGAAAAAAGATTTACCCTCTGAACTTCCCTATAGTCAAGATCAAATTTTTGATAGTAGCTTTCCTGAGGATATTGATTTTGAATTTTAA
- a CDS encoding rhomboid family intramembrane serine protease, with product MFPLYDDNPTQDTSIVVYSLIVVNVLIFGYQLSLLDFQFAQWIGNWALIPKGFVANPIRESITLISSQFLHGNILHLVGNMWFLYLFGNNIEYKLGHWKFLFFYLLCGVCSGLAQVITAPMSGLPMLGASGAISGVMGAYLVRFPRARIVTLLWIGFSFIPIPIPAVVFLGLWIAGQTIYAAMANPNLPGVAYLAHVSGFVVGAIAVLIYSKFTKK from the coding sequence ATGTTTCCTTTATATGATGACAATCCGACCCAAGATACTTCCATTGTTGTCTATAGCTTAATTGTGGTGAATGTCCTGATCTTCGGATATCAGTTGAGTTTGCTAGACTTTCAATTTGCGCAATGGATAGGGAATTGGGCTTTAATCCCCAAGGGATTTGTTGCTAATCCCATAAGAGAATCAATTACTTTAATATCATCACAATTTCTTCATGGCAATATTCTCCATTTAGTTGGGAATATGTGGTTTCTCTATCTATTTGGCAACAATATTGAATATAAGCTTGGTCACTGGAAATTTTTGTTTTTCTATCTACTCTGTGGAGTCTGTTCAGGCTTAGCACAGGTCATCACTGCACCAATGTCAGGGCTACCAATGCTAGGGGCAAGTGGTGCAATATCAGGAGTGATGGGTGCATATTTAGTCAGATTTCCTCGCGCTAGAATTGTGACCTTATTATGGATTGGATTTTCTTTTATTCCCATTCCTATTCCCGCAGTCGTATTTCTCGGCTTATGGATTGCTGGGCAAACTATCTATGCGGCAATGGCAAATCCAAATTTACCAGGGGTAGCTTATTTGGCTCATGTCAGTGGTTTTGTGGTGGGCGCGATCGCTGTTTTGATCTACTCAAAATTTACTAAAAAGTAG
- a CDS encoding ABC transporter permease, translating into MTTANRGNRSFWRFILNDTTSFVVKRLGQAVVVILGVSILSFFAITKSPGNCFSELRNNPSTPKKTIEQLEKQLNYDKPEAMQYLLWLRNTLNGDLGVRCQGLAPVTPLIIERAGNTLLMSLASLFTTWLLAIPLGIYSAVKQNTWSDRLIQIISYATQGFPSFVLAILLLMLAQNTGWFPVGGMTSINFADLSPLGKFLDIAHHMVLPTLTLTIVSFAGLQRIMRGSLLDVLRQDYIKTARAKGLPENKVIYVHALRNAINPLITLLGFEFGGLLGGAFITEFFFSWPGLGKLLLQATQEKDTNLVMAGLMLGTLMLVVGNLIGDLLLKAVDPRIKLDDME; encoded by the coding sequence ATGACAACTGCAAATAGAGGAAATCGATCTTTCTGGCGTTTTATTCTCAACGATACGACTAGCTTTGTGGTCAAACGTCTGGGGCAAGCAGTTGTCGTCATTTTGGGCGTATCCATCCTGAGTTTTTTTGCCATTACCAAATCCCCCGGAAATTGCTTCTCGGAATTGCGAAATAACCCTAGCACCCCTAAAAAGACAATTGAGCAGTTAGAAAAGCAACTCAATTACGATAAGCCTGAAGCAATGCAGTACTTGCTCTGGCTGAGGAATACCTTAAATGGAGATCTAGGCGTGCGTTGCCAAGGTCTAGCACCCGTCACACCCCTAATCATCGAACGGGCAGGTAATACGTTACTAATGTCTCTTGCTTCATTGTTTACCACATGGCTCTTAGCAATCCCTCTTGGTATCTATAGCGCTGTTAAGCAAAATACATGGAGCGATCGCCTAATCCAAATCATCAGTTATGCCACACAGGGATTTCCCAGCTTTGTCTTAGCAATTTTATTACTGATGCTGGCGCAAAATACAGGCTGGTTTCCTGTGGGTGGTATGACCAGTATCAATTTTGCTGATCTTTCACCCTTAGGTAAGTTCTTAGACATTGCCCATCATATGGTCTTGCCAACTTTGACACTTACCATTGTTAGCTTTGCAGGGTTGCAGAGGATCATGCGCGGTAGCTTGCTCGATGTATTGCGTCAAGACTATATCAAAACCGCCCGCGCCAAGGGTTTACCTGAAAATAAAGTCATTTATGTCCATGCCTTGCGTAATGCAATCAACCCTTTAATTACTCTCTTAGGCTTTGAGTTTGGCGGATTACTGGGGGGAGCATTTATCACCGAGTTCTTTTTCAGTTGGCCGGGGCTAGGAAAATTGCTATTACAAGCAACTCAAGAAAAGGATACAAATTTAGTCATGGCAGGACTGATGCTCGGCACTCTGATGTTAGTGGTAGGAAATTTGATTGGTGATTTACTACTTAAGGCTGTCGATCCGCGTATTAAGCTCGATGATATGGAATAA